One Lucilia cuprina isolate Lc7/37 chromosome 4, ASM2204524v1, whole genome shotgun sequence DNA segment encodes these proteins:
- the LOC124419657 gene encoding uncharacterized protein LOC124419657, whose product MLNDQRVKNDCLISGVKAETEIGAAQAVINLSKNVCVDLEEANIEDAYFLKKKNSANPKQALVVKFSSKVSKESLELFNYAKTLKSIGYHSIFTTGGRIYARKVAFGRGKVIKCEEDVDNILLEATTKNIRMSKSKRQQEVPDEDSNCSDEEAQSQFMSPV is encoded by the exons ATGTTGAATGATCAACGCGTAAAAAATGATTGTCTTATAAGCGGTGTAAAGGCGGAAACTGAAATTGGTGCAGCTCAAGCTGTtattaatttatctaaaaatgtttGTGTGGATTTAGAAGAAGCTAACATAGAAGATgcttactttttaaaaaagaagaattctGCTAATCCAAAACAAGCTCTAGTGGTGAAATTCAGTTCCAAAGTGTCAAAAG AATCTCTTGAGCTTTTCAATTATGCAAAAACTTTGAAATCTATTGGGTATCACTCTATCTTCACAACTGGAGGGAGAATTTATGCAAGAAAAGTAGCATTTGGAAGGGGCAAAGTCATTAAGTGTGAAGAAGATGTTGATAATATACTTTTAGAAgccacaacaaaaaatataagaatgtCAAAATCAAAACGTCAACAAGAAGTTCCAGATGAAGATTCTAATTGTTCTGATGAAGAAGCACAATCTCAATTTATGTCGCCAGTCTAA